In Candidatus Binataceae bacterium, the genomic window TTTTCGAAGACGGCCCAAAATTCTGGCGGCGTGCTCTCCAAGGTTGAGAAAGGAGTTTGCCCCTCTCGCTCGTCGTAGGATTTTTGAGCCCGGAACAGCGAAACTAGAGATCTCAGCGCCTCGTCCGGGGATTTTCCCTGCGCCGCAATGTCATATTGAAGGCACTGAATTACGTACGTCGGTCTTTGGGTGAACAGGAGAAATTGAAGATTATTTGCAGCCATCGCCAGTGCCCTCCTACCCAGCGACAGTGCAGCCGGGCAGGTTTCTACCAACATTCTACGCCGTGCCGCGAATGATGACGCAATCGAAATGACGCCGGTGCCTCACGCGTTCGACAGCATGCTGATTGCGATTCCGCCGGAGGAGATCGTGCTCTTCAAATCGATCGTCGAGTCGTACGACAACCTCGCGACGATGCGCACGGAAGATCCGCGGCGCCATCACCTGCGGATCTATTTTGCGCCTGAAAGCCGCGGGGAGATTGAAGCGCTGCTTGAATCGCTCGACGGCCGCTTTCAGATTCGGAACATCGGCCAGGGCTAAGTCACGTTCACGGTGAAGTTCACGCCTTCCCAGCGATCGCCGTTCGCGTATCTGAAGGTGAACACGATGGCGCTCGTGCCGCCACTCGGCACTTCGATATCGACGTACTCGATTCCGATCGGTGTCGAAATCGCGAAGCTATCGTGCGTTGTTGACCAGTTGTCACTGCTCCAGTGAAACGTGAAGGGCTCAAGCGCCTGGATGCGCAGCAGGCCGCCCGCCGGAATCGAGCGCGCGCGGCGATTATGCTTCCAGACCTCGAACGGGCGGCGCGGAGCGCGGCTTTCCAGGTAACGGCGCGAGACTTCCGGAATCAGATCGAACACGCCGCCGTCGGCGCGCGACCTGAGAAGCTTGATGTACTCCGCATGCGCCCACATCAGCGGCATGGCGGCGCCGGTTTGGCGTCCACGATATAGCAGCGCACGTGGGATGTCGTCGCCGTCCCATACCTGCTCGGGCAATAGCTGGGTCGAGTTGGCGAAGGCCTCCATCGCAAGCAGATACGGCATAATGTCGCGGCCCGCCGCGAGCTCGTAATGCCCGCGCTCGCCGGTGAGCAGCGGCCACGGCCGCCCGCGGCCCCATCCGGTGAAAGGACCGCCGTCATCGTGCTGCCCGTAGCCGTCGTGCGTGTAGCGCCGCCAGCATGGACCCTGGGGCAGATCGGTGCGGATTGCGGCATCGATCACGTGCACGGAATCTGTCATCAGCGGATCGTTGGCGTTGCGAATCCCATAGCGTACGAGCTCCAGGAATCCACCATCAACGACTTCCTCGACGGGGAAATCCGCCTGCGAGCCGGGTGGGCGATTCTGAATATGGACCATCTTGCCGTCGAGCGTCTCGTCGGGATTCGGATCGTCGGCGGAAATCGGATTGATACGCACATAGTGGCGCGTGATGCCGGGGACGATCTTTCCGTGGTTGGTAACAGTCCACTGCTCGATGTGCGATTCGAGGAAGTCAGCGTATTCCTCGAGGAAGCGGCCCGTCAGCTCGTCGCCGCGCTCGCGTGCGAAGGCCGCAGCGCAGATCAATCCCGCGATGTTGCTGGCGAGCGTCGAGGGCGAGTAGCCGCTGTTCTCTTCCCAGCGTTCCTGCGGCGTTGCGGGGCCGTGCATGATGAGATACGCCGCGGCCGAGCGGACCAGAGGATAGGGATCGAAATCCTTGAGGGCGTTGAGGCGGTTGAGCCGCCAGGCAAGCATGATTGGAAAGGCAACTTCGTCGAGCTGGATACCGTTCCAGTACGGCTCGCCGTCGATCCAGAAGTTCTGCGGGAAGCCGCCGTCGGGCCGCTGCGAGCATGCGAGGTAGATTAACGCCCGTAAAGCAGTGGCAGTGTCGCCCGAGGCGATTAGTCCGGTCGCGCTGTTGACGAGATCTCGCGTCCACACCAGATGGTATCCGCCGAGATCCTCGTCGCCCTTTGCTTCGCCCCACGGGATGCTGAGTGAGGCAATCATCGCGCCTGGATAGTTCTTGTCCTCGTGAGCGAGCAGCAGCTCGCGCGAGCGGCGATAAAGCGAGCCGCCATCGCCGGCCCACTTCTCCAGCGGATGCATATGGCGCGAGGCGCGGTCCCATTGCTCGAGAAAGCGCGTGTGATGCTCCTCGAAGGGCGTGCCGAGTGACTGAAAAAGTGTAGTAACCGCACGATGGAGCGTGCGGCCGAAACCGATGCCGAGCTTGAAGGTATAGCCGCGGCGCAAATCGATCTCGCCGGTGAGCGCAATATTACCGTCAAGCGCGGCGGCGAACTCGTGGCTGAGCCCCAGATTGTGTCTGATGTCCTGCCATCCGTCAGTCGTGCCGACGTAGCCACATGAGCGCTTAGCAAAAGGTGCCGACGCGCCGAAAGCCAACCACGCGTCGGCCTTGTGAGCGGTCAAAAATTCGTGGCCAACGATCTGCGTGACATTGCCGTTGTTGTTGGCGCCGCCGACCTCGAGATGCGGCGCGAGAATCGCGTACATGTGCAGCTTCGCGAGCAGATCGGGATCGCCCTCGAGCGTGACACGCATGATGACCGATGGTTGATGCGGATCGGCGAGAACTTCCTTGACGATACTGTAGCGCTCGTTGGGATCGTGGCTTTGGATACGCACACCGAGCCCGGCCTCGGACAGGTACTCGGTCTTTGAAATCAGATGGCGCCGTTCCTCGTGGAAGAACGTCTCGCCATCGGTGATGAGGAACTGCAGGTCGCGCACTTGCGGCTGATCGATAGTCGGGAAGTAGATCTCGTTCAACACGCCGTTGGAGGCGGTGAACCATACGCGGCTTACCGATGAATAAGCCGTACATACGACGTCCTTGGCGCTGCGCGTCCATCGCGGATGGATTCCGGGCGCGCCTGATGCGACTGGTTTGTCGAGCAATGTAGCCATAGGGCAGAACCTTCCCGGGACCCTCCCGGCCCCAGATGCTTCGCCTAAGATGCCGCTCGCCTCAGACCGTTTCGGTACCCTCCGGCGCCGCCGGCACGGACTTCGGTGCGGGTGCCTCGGCCTTGAAGAAATACGCCACTCCGATACTGAGGCCATAGAGCAGCAGCAGCGGAATCGCTAGCAGGAACATCGAGATCATGTCCGGCGGCGCAATCGCCGCGGCGACGACGAAGATCGCCAGCACTGCGTAGCGGAAGTAGCGAATCATCATCGTGTAATCAATCAGGCCGAGTTTCGTGAAGAAGAAGGCAAAGATCGGCATCTCGAAGGTGATCGCGAACGAGAGCAGGAGCTTGGACGAAAACGCCAGGTATTCGCTGATACGAATCGTCGGGGTGATTCCGATACTCGCGTACTGGCTCAGGAAAAATGCGTAGCCGATCTTGAAGACGACGGCCCAACAGAAGTATCCGCCCAGCGCAAAGAACAACGACGCGAAGATGACAAACGGTCGCGCCAGCTTGCGTTCTTTCTCGTAGAGCCCGGGCGCGACGAATTTCCAGATTTCGTAGAACACCGCCGGGCTCGCGATGAACAGTCCGGCGATCAGCGCAACCTTGATTTTTGTGAAGAATGCCTCGGCGACGCCCGTGCCGATCAGCAGCACCTTGCCATGCGATACATCGCGGATCGGCCACGTCAGCGCCGAAAACAAATTGTCGGCGAAGAGGTACGCGACGGCGAAGCCAACGCCGATCGCCACGAACGACCAGATCAGCCGCGTGCGGAGCTCGGTCAGATGCTCCACCAGGGGCATCCGCGCCTCGGACGAGCTTTCCTCGACCACGACTGGAGTATTGCTATGCTCGCTGGCCACGATCTGTGCGAAGCGGCTATGTTTTTTCGGTGGGCGGTTCGACGGGTTTTGGCGGCTCGGGTTCGACGCGGCGCGCCGGACGCATCGTGGTCAGGTCGTCATCGAGACCCTCGCTCAGCTCGCGCATCACCATGTTGCTGGCAGAGCGCAACTCGCGCAGGACCTTGGCCGCCGCGCGCACCATCTCGGGCATGCGCTCGGGCCCGAGCACGATCAACGCAATCGCCAGCAGCACGATTATTTCCATAACATCCCGGCTGATTCGCCCGTCCACGTTTTGATAGAGTCAGCCTTCATGGACGCGCGAATCGTTCCGCTCAGGTTCGCAAATCATCATAACACCAGCGCCCGGAGTCAACGATGCTCAAGACCGCGGTTGTAACCGACAAGGCCTACCTCAAGCATTTTGCCGGCCGGGCCCATCCAGAACGACCGCAGCGGCTGGAAGCGATGATCGAGATGGCCGAGACGATCCATCGGCCCGATTTGAAATTCATTTCCCCGCGCGCCGCGACGACCGAAGAAATCGCCATGTGCCACTTCCCGGACTACATCGAGCAGATGGAGCAGACCGCGAAGGTCGAGCGCTACGACTTCGATCCCGATACCCATACGTGCCGCGATTCGTATGCGACCGCAATGCTCGCGGCGGGCGGCGTTGTCACGGCAGTCGAGGCGGTAATGGATGGCGCGGCCGACAACGCGTTCGCGATGGTGCGGCCGCCGGGGCATCATGCGCTGCCGAATCGCGCGATGGGCTTCTGCTTTTTCAACAACGTCGCGGTTGCCGCCGAATGGCTGGTGCGCACGCGCAAGCTCCGGCGCGTGATGATCGTCGATTGGGACGTGCATCACGGTAACGGTACCCAGGACATCTTCTATGAGTCCGATGAGGTGCTCTATTTTTCGACGCATCAGTATCCGCACTATCCCGGCACCGGCTCGCTGCAGGAGATGGGCTACGGCGCGGGCCTTGGCTTCAACGTCAACGCGCCGATGGCGGCGGAGTGGGGCGACGCCGAATACATGCGCGTGTTCGACCGCTTCCTGGTGCCGATCGCGCGCCAGTTCAAGCCGGAGTTCATCCTGATTTCATCGGGCTTCGACGCGCACTATCGCGATCCTCTCGCCTCGATGCAGGTGACTGAAGACGGGTTCCTCAAGATGACGCGGCGGGTGAAGCGGCTCGCCGCTGAGTTGTGCGGCGGCAAGTTCGCGGCCGCGCTCGAAGGCGGCTACGACATCGAGGGGCTGACCAACTCGGGCAAGGCTGTGCTTGAAGAATTGGGCCATTTCGCGGACGAGCCGATCGCGGTCGAAGAAGGGGGAGAGCGCGCCGATCGGATGCTCGAGCGCGCGCGTCACAACATTGGAAAATTCTGGAACCTCGGCAGCTTCGAGTGATCGCGCCTCGATGTGTAACCTGCGCGTTGCAAGCGGCGTTATTCAAATCAGACCGATCACGATGAAAATGGGCACACGCGATGGCTTCGCAGCCTGAGGCTGCGCGCGGCGATAGCGCGACGGGGGAGGTCAAAGGCCGGCTGGTGGCGATCGGCGGCGGCGCGGAGTATCCGCTCGACAAGCCGCTCTTGAAAGTCGGCAGCCATCGCAGCAACGACATCGTTCTCGACGATACGACCGTGTCGCGCAATCACGCGACGATCGCGCGGCGGCTCGGGCGCTTCACGCTCACCGATCTCGATTCGACCAACGGCACGATCGTCAACGGCAAACGCATCAAAGGCGCGGCGATTCTAAAGCCCGGCGACGAAGTTCGCTTCGGCGCGATGCGCTTTGCGTTTCTGACCGGTGCAACGATCGCGCGCAGACGCACGCGGCCAATGCTCGCGATCGCGCTCCTCGCGATGTTCGCCGTGGGCTTCGCCGCGGCGCGCTACTTCCTCGGCCCGCGGCCGATTCACACTGCGACGGTGGCGATCAGGCAATCGCTCGAAGCGAAGACCGCGAGCAGCGCGGCGCCGTCGGCATCGGCCGGTAATAGCTCGGTCCCGGTTTATTCAGCCGCGGCGGCGCCTGCGCCGGAATGGCTCCAGCGGCTCAATTCGTATCGCGATATGGCCAAGCTCGCGCCCGCGGGCGAGGATGACTCGCTTGCTACAGCCGACGCGAAGCACGTGGCGTATCTTTTCACCAACTATGCTGACGACATCATGCACGGCATCATGCCGGGCCTCGAGATGCACCAGGAATCGAGCGACAAACCGGGCTACTCGGCGGACGGCCTTTACGCCGCACAGCATAGCGATGTTGACTTCATGTGGTGGAGAGGCAGCTATAAGCAACATATGGAAACGTGGGCGATCGATGACTGGATCACCGGCGCGTTTCATCGCCTGCCGCTGCTGAGCCCGCGCCTCGAGCGAGTCGGCTACGCACAGCAGTGCGAGAATCAGATGTGCGTTGCCGCGATGAATGCGCAGACCGACGTCGAGCACGCCGCCGCGACGACGATGTATAAGATCCCGGTCGCGTTTCCGCCCGACGGCGCCACGCTCGCGCTCAAGTGGTTCACGATGGAAGTGCCGAATCCGCTCAGCAGTTGCCCCGATTACCAAAAGCCTACGGGCGTGCCGATCACGCTCCAACTCGGCAATTTCATCGCGATCAAACTCGACAACTACTCGCTGAAAGAGGCCGACTCGGGCGACGAGGTCGAGGCCTGCGGCTTCGATTCGAGCACCTACACCAACCCCGACCCCGCCATCCAGGCTGCCGCCCGCGCGTCGCTCAATGCCTTCGGCACAGTCGTCGTGATTCCACGGCAGCCGCTCAAACCGGGAGCCAGCTACAATGTCGAGATGACCGCCAGTGGCAAGAAGTACAACTGGCAGTTCTCAGTGGCGCCATGATGGCTCAGAAGGCGAGGCGTCCGCGCAAGTCCTCGAACGGGATCATCACGAGCTCGCGATACGCGGCACGCGACGACAGTTGCAGGTACCATTGCTCGACGCTGGCAAGCGCGGGCCTGTCGATATCCGGCCGGCCAGGTGCGCATCGAGGAGCCCGTATAGTTCGGCGCATCGCGCGATCGCGACGCGGATTGCCTTCCAGTCACGCTGCGCTTCCGGCGCTTGAGCGCAGAGAGAACCGCGCGCCCCAGCTCCTGGATTCGATAGATGTAGCCGGGATTGAACCAGATCTTTTCCTATGCGGTCTGCTTGCGCCCCCAACGATCTCGCGCACGCGCGCCGGGATGAGCTGTTCCTCTTGCCGCAACGCTTCTGCTTCCATCTGCTCGGAAGCGCTCTTCTTGCAAGCTCCAAGTCTAGCTGCGTTCGCGATTTGGATCAGAAGTGTTGCTTACGCAGCGATAACCCATGATGCGCTGCGACGAACGCCTTGCTTTAAGGGGTATTCGTCAGCCTGAGCGCGATGCGCTAGGTTGAAACCATCGCTCCTCGGAGGAACGCCGCACGTGGCAGACTTGCTCGCCGAAAAACACGATCACATCGGAATCATCAAGCTCAACCGGCCCGATCGCATGAACGCGATCAGCGTCGAGATGCTTTCCGCGCTCAACGACCGGCTTCGCGAGTATGACGACGACAAGGAAGTTCGCGCGATTATCCTGACCGGCGAGGGGCGCGGGTTCTGCAGCGGCCTCGATCTCAAGGACACCGCCGCCGGCAAAGGAATCGGCGCGGGGCTTTCAGGCGGCGCCTCGCACGTCAGCACGCGCGACCTGCCGACGATCACGCTCAACCGAATCGACGTTCCCGTTATCTGCGCGATCAACGGACCGGCGGCAGGCTACGGCTTCGACATGGCGCTCGGATGCGACCTGAGAATCATGAGCGATCGCGCCAAGCTCGTGCCGGCGTTCGCCAAGCGCGGCATCGTGCCCGAGAGCGGCGGCACGTGGTACCTGCCGCGTCTGGTCGGATGGTCCAAGGCGTGCGAGATCGGATTTATCGCCGACGACATCACGCCCGAGCGGGCGCTCGAATTCGGCCTCGCCAACAAGGTGGTCCCGCACGACGATCTCATGAAGGAATCCGAAACGTGGGCGGCGAAGATCGCGGCCAATGCTCCGCTCGCGGTGCGCGCGATCAAGCGGCTTTACCGCCACGGCCTCAGCCAGGACTTCGAATCGCACTCGCATCATGTGCTGATGCAGTTGCTGACGCTCTTTCGCTCCGGCGATTTCCAGGAAGGGTTGCAGGCGTTCATGAGCAAGCGCCCGCCCGAATTCAAGGGCAGGTAGCTTAGGTATCGCGGCGCGGGCCGGACTGCATGAAGGCGATGGCGACGCCGTCGAGCGGCTCGATGATTCGCGCGATGAGGCCGCCCTGGATCGCGGCCTTCGGTTCGGTCGCCTGCAAACCGGAATTGCGCGCGTGTGCGACGGCCGTGTGAATGTCCGAGCACATGAGCGCGAGGCCCCAGCATCCGGGCTCGCCGCGCGACGGGCCGACGACTTCCAGCACAGTCTGTTCGAGCTTGAAAAACGCCTGCCGCGTGCCGTTGCCGAGTTCGCGGATGCGCTTACATGGAACGCCGATCGCCGCGCTCTGGGAGATCGCGTGTTCGAGATCCGGCGTCATCACGACGATGTGCTCGAGATAGTCGACCGTGTTCGGATTCGAGCCGCACTTCGTCGCGAGGCGTGCGCGCCTCGCCTCGAGATCGCCATCGATCTCGAGCGCCGCCGTGAACACTCCGGGCAATGCACTCGGCACGAGGTCGGCAATCTCGCCGCTCTCGCGCGAGCCGGGAACGATCGTGACGCGCTGCGCACTCTCGGATGCCGGTTCGCCGAGACCCCAGATCCAGCCGATGATCCCGCCGCCGTTTTCGATTCGGGCCGCGACTGGCTCGGCGAGCGCGCTTGTTCGCTCTCCGGGTAAAAGGCCGACCAGATCGATCTCGACCGCTCCCGTGGCCATCCGCGCGAATTCGAGGCCGCCGTCGCTGAAGCTGCCCGATGCGATCGCGAAGCCGGCGCGCGACCAGTTCGATCTTGCTTCATCGAGATTCGCTACCGCGACAAGCACGCGTTCGACGGCGACTATTTGCATCGCGGATGACATGGCTTCCAGAGCCTATCCGCACTTGATCGGCGACGCCACCGTGCGCGAAGTGTCATTCGGTTTGCGCGCCTGCCATGATAATCGACGCCAATTTAACTTCGATTGAAGGCCGGTTTCGATGAAGACCTCATGGCAGACTTTCCAGGATGAAGCGCTCGACAAGCTCCGCGCGCTCGTCCGCCTCGATACCACCAACCCTCCCGGCAACGAGCGGATCGCCGTCGATTACATCGCAGGCGTGCTCGGCCGCGACGGTATTGAATGCGTCATTCGCGAGGGCGCGCCGACCCGCGCCAACCTCGTGACAAAGATCGCTGGACGCGATTCGACCAAAGGCGCGCTGATGCTCTCCTCGCATACCGACGTTGTTCCGGTCGAGCGCTCAGGATGGACACGCGAGCCGTTCAGCGGCGAAATCGCCGACGGCTGCCTATGGGGCCGCGGCTCGATCGACATGAAGTCCAAGGGTGCGATGGACTTGATGCTCATGATCGCGCTCAAGCGCGCGGGCGTCGCGCCCGACCGCGATCTGATTCTCGCCGCCGTCGCCGACGAGGAAGCGGGCTCCGAGGACGGCGCCAAGTTTCTCGTCGAGCGTTATCCGGACCTCGTGCGCGCCGCGTTCGTGCTCAACGAGGTGGGCGGCTTCACCGTGCACGTCGGGCCGCGCCGCTTTTATCCGATCCAGGTGGCGGAGAAGGGTTTCGTCACGGTGAAGATGAAAGTCACGGCGCCGCCGGGACACGGCTCGATGCCGCGGCGCGACACGGCGATCTCGCGGATGGCGGAGCTGATCACGAAGATCACGAAAACGCCGATGCGGCAGAAGGTCAATCCGGTGGTGCGCAATGCGCTCAAGGAAATGGGGCTTCAGATCGAAGCCGCGGGCGCGCTCTTCGCCCCAATGCTCTCCAACACGGTCTCGCCGACGATTCTCAACTCCGGCTACAAGGACAACGTGATTCCAGGCGAAGCGACGCTCGTGCTCGACGGGCGCACGCTGCCGGGCGAGGATCCGGAGAGCTTCATGGCCGAGCTGCGCGCGATCGTCGGCCCCGAGCCGACGTTCGAGCTGCTCCGCACCGCGCCACCGGTCGAGACCAGCGCCAACACTCCGCTTTTCGATTTAATTCGCGAGCGTGTCGAGGCCAACGATCCAGGCTCGCGCGCAATCCCGTGGATGATCCCGGGAGCGACCGACAACAAGTTCTATTCGCTGCTCGGCGCGGCGTGTTACGGATTCTCGCCGGTCAAACTCGAGCGCCACGTTCCATTCGGCTCGCTATTTCACGGCAACGACGAGCGGATTCCGATCGACGGCTTTCAGTGGGGACTCAAGGTCTATACGGAAGTGGTGTTGAACTTCGTCGGGATCAAATTCGACGACGTGTTCTGCTAGCCGGCGGCCGTCGCGCGGGTGCGCGAGAGCACGCCCGTGATGAACACGATTTCCGACATGATCGCGGCGAGCATTATCGTCGGCTGGATATCGCTGTAGTGCACGACCGCGGCAAGTGACACGCCGACGAGAATTGCCGTGACTATTGGCCACAGGATTCCGAAGCGCACGATCCTGACCATGCCCCATTCACCGCGCGCGTAGCGCATCCCGCATCCGATTCCCGAAACAAGAGCCAGTGAGAGAAAAAGAATCGTCGCGCCGATCGGCAGCGGATTCCGATATCGACCTCCGATAAGGAATACCCCGAGAAGGATCTCGCCGATTCCTACCGCCAGCAACGTTCGATTGGTCTGCACGTGAGGACGAGGCCGCGCTTAGTTGTTGGCGCTGGTTTTCTCCGAGCCGGGCGGATTCTGCGGCGTGAAGGTCACGAGCAGGCGCGCGGGCTCCTGGAGGGGCACGACTGAGTAGCTGATGATCGGCTGCATGTTCAGCGTGATCGTCGTCCTATCGGAGTCCCTGGTGATATCGCAGTCTTTGAAGATCGAGCGGTTGAAGGCCACATGGCTTGCGATACTGGCGTCGGGCTTTACGTCCTTGAGCACGACGGTCACGATCGTGCCGTCGCTGTTCTGCTCCATGCTCTTCTCGAAGCTCACGGGGCCAGTGAGATCGAAGATTACCGTCAGCGGCGGATCGTTCGACGACAGCCGGATCTTTTTCAACGTCGCCGCACCGGTCTCGGGCGCGGGCGCGTTGGCGAGCGCGCTCATCGAACCAGGCGCAGTGTCACTCTGAATCGGACTCGCGGGCTGCATTGACGAATGACCGAGGCCTGAACCGTAGCTGGGCGGTGCCGATGAATCGGCGGTTTCCGCTGGCGGCGGCGTGACCTGGGTCGGTAACGATTCGCTCGGCGGCGGCGCGGTGTTGGCAGTGTTGAGCGCCATCATATCTGCGCCGGGAACCATCGGTGCGGATCCGCTCGGCGCCGATGGCGGCGGCTGCGGTTGCTGCTGCTGAAACGCAGCGCCGAACTCTTCACCTGAAGATGTGGCGCGCGCCGGTGCCGGCGGCGGCGAGAACGAGGGCAGCGCTGCGGACGCGATCTTAGATGCGACGCCGGCCGGTGACGGTGCCTGGGTCGATCCACCCGCCGCGGCGGTGCCTGACGCCGCCAGCGCCGACGCGACACCACCTGAGGCTGGAGCAGACGTGCCGGAGGGCAACCCCGCGCTGCCTGCGCCGCCGAGCGATCCGCCGGCGTCGGTCGCAGTGCCGCCATGCTTGTCGTTCGAGGCAGTCAGGATCGGCAGTCCATCCTCGCCGTACAGCGTGGAATTGCTGCCGCCGCTCGAGGCGAGGTCGGAACTCCGCTGGCGAACCGTGACGCCGTCGCTGCCATCGGTCTGCGTGGTCGGATACCCGGTCTCCGCCAGCACCATCGGCAGCGGATCTTCTTCGGTATCGATCGCCTGATGGAGCTTGCGCATTTCGACGCGCGCCTTCGGTCCATACGGCGTATGCGGATAATGCTTTTCGAGCGCGGCGAAGGCCTGCGCGGCAGAATATTTTTTGCCTTCCTTTTCCAGCGCGACGCCGAGATCCCATAGCGCGTCGGGCGCAACCGGGGTGTCGGGATATTTCTGCATCAGCTCGGCGAAGCGGGATTCGGCGGCGCGGAAGTTGGCGCGCTTGTAATAGAAACTGCCCACCACCATGTCGTGCCGCGCCAGCATCTCGCGGCACACCGCGACGTGCTCGCGGGCGAGCTCGTCAAAGCTGCCCTCGGGAAAGCGCTGCTCGATTTCCTCGAAGCGCTTAAGCGCCGCCTCGGTCTTGCTCTGGTCCTGGTCCTCGCGACCGATCTGGTCGTAGTAGCTCATCGCGATGTAGTAGGTGACGAGGTCGAGCTTCTTGCTGGTCGGATGCATCCGCTGGAAGTCGTCCAGGGCGGCGATGGCCTCGGCGTATTCCTTTTCCTGGTAGGAGGCGAGGCCGATCTTCAGCTCGGCGTCCTCTTCATAAGGGCTGAAAGGGTACTCGTCGATCAGCTTCTGGTAGTTCTCGACGGCGGCCTTGTATTCGTGGTCTTGGAAGTTGGCCTGGCCTTGGGCGTAATAGTCCTCGCCGGTTGGCTTCTTGCGCAGGCTACACCCCGCCGCTGACAGCAATGCCAACGCCGTCACTATCGCTAAGACTCGCTTCATTCCGTAGCCGCAAAAAGGTTATTCAACGCAGGTTAGCATCGCAAGCCTATGCTCTCTTGAAATCGACAGCCGAACCATGCTGGCCGATGTTATAGCGTCTTTAATTTTCGCGCGGCTTTCGGAAAGCCGCTGCGTGGAGAGGCTTCCCGGCCGCGATATATTTACGGGCGAAGCCGGTCTCGCTGGCGCCCGGCGGCACTTCGGCCGCGCGCAGGAACCCCGCACCTTCCATCAGCGGAAAGATCTCGATTGCGCGCTCGCGTACGTCGGTCGCGACATAGGCCGCGGCGCCAGGCTCGAGGGTGCGAAACAATCCGGCGCTGAAACGCGGCGTGAACAATCTGTGTTTTAAGTGCCGCTCCTTGGGCCACGGATCGGGGAAATAGACGTGGTAGGCGGCGACGCTGTCGTCCGCGAGCATTAGGTTGACGAGCGTGCGCGCGTCCATCCGCGCCACGCGCAGGTTACCGAGCTCGGCCCGGCCGCATCGAACGGCCAGCACTTTGACGATTGTCGCGGAGAGTTCGACCGCGAGGAAATCGCGATCGGGCAGCGTTCGCGCGCGCTCGATAATGAACTCGCCCTTGCCGGCGCCGATCTCGATTTCGAGCGGCGCGCGGCGGCCGAAAATCGCCGGCGGATTGATCGTGAACACGGGCCGGTCGTCCGCAACCATCACGCTCTGCGCGAGTTCCTGCGATTTAGGGCGAGCCCAAATCCGCGCCGCTTTCCGAAGTCGAGCCATCGAGTGATGACGATAGCCGGATCGCGATAGCGCTCGCTATACAGGCGCCAATTCTATTCTGCTGACTTTCTGATCCCCTCTCCCTGACCAGGAAGAGGGCGAGAGTGAGGGCATTCTGGATCTTGGAAATGCATCGGCAGAACAGAAATTCAGCCAACCCTCACCCGGCGCAGCGATACCGCCGCCGGCTCCCCTGGTCAGGGGGGAGGGATTTTCAGAGATCGGTTTCGATATTGTCAGACGGCGGTGAAGCCTTCTTTGCTGAACAGGACGCGGTCTTCGCCGAGACGGGATTTCATTGCGGCGATCAATTCCTGCTCGGCCCCGGGGTGGAACCATCCTTCGTAGCCGAGCTTCTTGTACAGCTCTCCGATCCCGAGCGCGCGGGAGCGGCGGCCCTTTGAG contains:
- a CDS encoding enoyl-CoA hydratase-related protein, with protein sequence MADLLAEKHDHIGIIKLNRPDRMNAISVEMLSALNDRLREYDDDKEVRAIILTGEGRGFCSGLDLKDTAAGKGIGAGLSGGASHVSTRDLPTITLNRIDVPVICAINGPAAGYGFDMALGCDLRIMSDRAKLVPAFAKRGIVPESGGTWYLPRLVGWSKACEIGFIADDITPERALEFGLANKVVPHDDLMKESETWAAKIAANAPLAVRAIKRLYRHGLSQDFESHSHHVLMQLLTLFRSGDFQEGLQAFMSKRPPEFKGR
- a CDS encoding M20/M25/M40 family metallo-hydrolase, translating into MKTSWQTFQDEALDKLRALVRLDTTNPPGNERIAVDYIAGVLGRDGIECVIREGAPTRANLVTKIAGRDSTKGALMLSSHTDVVPVERSGWTREPFSGEIADGCLWGRGSIDMKSKGAMDLMLMIALKRAGVAPDRDLILAAVADEEAGSEDGAKFLVERYPDLVRAAFVLNEVGGFTVHVGPRRFYPIQVAEKGFVTVKMKVTAPPGHGSMPRRDTAISRMAELITKITKTPMRQKVNPVVRNALKEMGLQIEAAGALFAPMLSNTVSPTILNSGYKDNVIPGEATLVLDGRTLPGEDPESFMAELRAIVGPEPTFELLRTAPPVETSANTPLFDLIRERVEANDPGSRAIPWMIPGATDNKFYSLLGAACYGFSPVKLERHVPFGSLFHGNDERIPIDGFQWGLKVYTEVVLNFVGIKFDDVFC
- the bamD gene encoding outer membrane protein assembly factor BamD — translated: MKRVLAIVTALALLSAAGCSLRKKPTGEDYYAQGQANFQDHEYKAAVENYQKLIDEYPFSPYEEDAELKIGLASYQEKEYAEAIAALDDFQRMHPTSKKLDLVTYYIAMSYYDQIGREDQDQSKTEAALKRFEEIEQRFPEGSFDELAREHVAVCREMLARHDMVVGSFYYKRANFRAAESRFAELMQKYPDTPVAPDALWDLGVALEKEGKKYSAAQAFAALEKHYPHTPYGPKARVEMRKLHQAIDTEEDPLPMVLAETGYPTTQTDGSDGVTVRQRSSDLASSGGSNSTLYGEDGLPILTASNDKHGGTATDAGGSLGGAGSAGLPSGTSAPASGGVASALAASGTAAAGGSTQAPSPAGVASKIASAALPSFSPPPAPARATSSGEEFGAAFQQQQPQPPPSAPSGSAPMVPGADMMALNTANTAPPPSESLPTQVTPPPAETADSSAPPSYGSGLGHSSMQPASPIQSDTAPGSMSALANAPAPETGAATLKKIRLSSNDPPLTVIFDLTGPVSFEKSMEQNSDGTIVTVVLKDVKPDASIASHVAFNRSIFKDCDITRDSDRTTITLNMQPIISYSVVPLQEPARLLVTFTPQNPPGSEKTSANN